One Maribacter cobaltidurans genomic window carries:
- a CDS encoding carboxypeptidase-like regulatory domain-containing protein: MKRKFEISRKLWALTLLVIMFHGIIIGQTVIKGTVTDADTGLPLPYVNIGFIERGLGIVSEEDGTFNFSFDSTLLTENDTLKISSLAYKEYRIPFTEVLRLPKFFEVKLEPEIISLNEVVLTADKRKRRNKTEKMVGYSNVGKSKIGSWEGKGALGGELVTKIYVSKKERQLNTFYFYILENKSDSLLVRINIYDGKTIVPERKLISKNIFYTIKTKKGKVGVDLRPYNIIVHDDFSIGIELIKSYGNEHGLIVAGDDRPGVSFRRYASQGNWKRHPKDALTYFLSTSLLEESEDEEDVVLLEENLVSNYSSEQLLQGMGRNIGMVSGFVFKEGEKVRGVKVQNLLSKEVTTTDESGRYTIKAKVGDQLEFSYPPMQSELRTVLETTFAINVALEEQVFELEEVTVTSSGKKKRTQEELFRDYDVDKDIIKTSFGIYSKESQGYDMQILDESEFSTGAKNGATNLVNLIRGQITGFATRDNELFGGTIDIYLRQSGSTNRKPAVYEVDGHIVPNFPNFIDVSQVKRIAVLSGMAAVAKYGSIGNAGVIIINTKSGNFLPTNGNAKIKKPEMVKAISEEEARRNWPDFLKEIYASKNIEEAQTIYNTYEPKYGTNANFNIDALNYFLEFWKEESFTDQLLNKSMVMFKSDGTYLKSLAFLLDKYIGSELAVEIYKKLFVLKSNSPQSYRDLAHAYSSNGMEARGKNLYAKYYNLNKEGYFSKPPEALQQVVNTEVKTLLDIKESEVDIPLSNLMNVDEDRIRILLEWNDDTAELDFQFIDNNNLLSLWANANDGKLGESLVSKGYTSKDFFIYGDNGTWKINCLYKGNRSGLATYLKITVSTDYGTESQKDAIHIFRMDIKNVNRELLEIPLGSINKSEKLGY; this comes from the coding sequence ATGAAACGGAAATTCGAAATTAGCCGAAAACTATGGGCCTTGACATTGCTTGTCATAATGTTCCATGGAATCATTATCGGTCAAACCGTTATAAAGGGAACCGTAACGGATGCGGACACGGGACTTCCTTTGCCCTATGTGAACATAGGCTTTATAGAACGTGGCCTTGGAATCGTATCTGAGGAAGATGGCACTTTTAACTTTTCATTTGATTCAACTTTACTAACAGAGAATGATACCCTAAAAATATCCTCTCTTGCCTACAAGGAATATAGAATACCATTTACGGAGGTACTAAGGTTGCCTAAATTTTTTGAAGTAAAATTGGAACCGGAAATCATTAGTTTAAATGAGGTAGTTTTAACCGCAGATAAAAGGAAAAGAAGGAACAAGACCGAAAAAATGGTTGGATATTCTAATGTGGGAAAGTCAAAGATTGGTTCTTGGGAGGGAAAAGGAGCACTTGGAGGTGAACTAGTCACTAAAATCTATGTTTCCAAAAAGGAACGACAGCTGAATACCTTTTACTTTTATATTTTGGAAAACAAGTCAGATAGTCTGTTAGTGCGCATTAATATCTATGATGGTAAAACTATAGTCCCTGAACGTAAACTTATCTCAAAGAATATTTTTTATACCATAAAGACAAAAAAAGGAAAGGTAGGGGTAGATTTAAGGCCATACAATATTATCGTACATGATGATTTTAGTATTGGTATAGAGCTTATCAAAAGCTATGGTAATGAACATGGACTTATAGTTGCAGGGGACGATAGGCCAGGGGTCTCCTTTCGAAGGTATGCAAGTCAGGGGAATTGGAAAAGGCATCCAAAAGATGCCTTGACATATTTTTTAAGTACTTCATTATTGGAAGAATCAGAAGATGAAGAGGATGTAGTATTGTTAGAGGAAAACTTAGTATCTAACTATTCTAGTGAGCAATTACTACAAGGTATGGGTAGGAATATTGGTATGGTTAGTGGGTTTGTGTTTAAAGAAGGCGAAAAGGTGCGGGGGGTAAAAGTTCAAAATCTATTATCGAAAGAGGTAACCACTACTGATGAGAGCGGTAGATATACCATAAAGGCCAAAGTTGGGGACCAATTGGAATTCTCCTATCCTCCTATGCAAAGTGAGCTTAGAACCGTATTGGAAACAACTTTTGCCATTAACGTAGCACTTGAGGAACAGGTCTTTGAATTGGAAGAAGTTACTGTAACTAGTTCTGGAAAGAAAAAAAGAACACAAGAAGAATTGTTTAGGGATTATGATGTGGATAAAGACATTATAAAAACATCCTTTGGTATCTATAGTAAGGAGTCCCAAGGGTATGACATGCAAATTTTGGATGAGAGTGAATTTTCAACAGGGGCGAAAAATGGGGCGACAAACCTTGTGAATTTAATAAGAGGTCAAATTACCGGTTTTGCAACTAGGGACAATGAATTATTTGGAGGCACTATTGATATCTATTTGAGACAATCAGGTTCTACCAATCGAAAACCTGCCGTTTATGAGGTTGATGGGCATATAGTACCTAATTTTCCCAATTTTATAGATGTGTCTCAAGTGAAACGTATTGCGGTACTTTCTGGCATGGCCGCGGTAGCAAAATATGGGTCCATAGGTAACGCAGGTGTAATAATTATAAATACGAAGTCTGGGAACTTTTTGCCTACAAATGGTAATGCTAAAATTAAAAAACCAGAGATGGTAAAGGCCATTAGCGAAGAGGAGGCACGGCGCAATTGGCCAGATTTTTTAAAGGAAATCTATGCTTCCAAAAATATTGAAGAGGCCCAGACAATATACAATACGTATGAACCGAAGTATGGAACCAATGCCAATTTTAATATTGATGCTTTAAACTACTTCTTGGAATTTTGGAAAGAGGAGAGCTTTACAGACCAATTATTAAACAAAAGTATGGTTATGTTTAAAAGTGATGGCACCTATCTTAAGTCCTTGGCCTTTTTGCTGGATAAGTATATCGGTAGTGAGCTAGCTGTTGAGATTTATAAAAAACTATTTGTTTTGAAATCGAATTCTCCGCAATCGTATAGAGATTTGGCCCATGCCTATAGCTCGAACGGTATGGAGGCAAGGGGTAAGAATTTGTATGCTAAGTACTATAATTTAAACAAGGAGGGCTATTTTTCAAAACCGCCCGAAGCCTTACAGCAGGTTGTCAATACTGAGGTTAAAACACTATTGGACATAAAGGAATCTGAAGTGGATATTCCCCTTTCAAATCTAATGAATGTGGATGAAGACAGAATTAGGATTCTTTTGGAATGGAATGATGATACGGCTGAATTGGACTTTCAATTTATAGACAACAACAATTTGCTAAGTTTATGGGCCAACGCAAATGATGGAAAATTGGGCGAAAGTCTAGTGTCAAAAGGATATACCAGTAAGGATTTCTTTATCTATGGGGATAACGGTACGTGGAAAATTAATTGCCTTTATAAAGGGAACAGGTCTGGGTTGGCTACCTATTTAAAAATCACTGTAAGTACGGATTATGGAACCGAAAGTCAAAAAGACGCCATACATATTTTTAGGATGGATATTAAGAATGTCAATCGTGAACTTTTGGAAATCCCATTAGGGTCCATCAACAAGTCTGAAAAACTAGGATATTAG
- a CDS encoding M24 family metallopeptidase has product MRRTLFFLILCFAFNLNAQRILNEQERAKVVDEILDDRFNNLLPKLMDAANIDMWVVISREYNEDPVLRTMLPATWLNARRRTILLFYRDKSKNTIEKLAVARYNVGKNIESAWEKEKQPDQWKRLMELISERNPKRIGLNYSKDHNIADGLDKTDYDAFMANLPKKFTSKVVSAEQLAVRWIETRTEREMVIYNQLVDITHDIIAEAFSEKVITPGITTTSDVVWWMRQKVTDLGLETWFHPTVDVQRSSADQNSEFYSFSDKPDEMVILPGDLLHCDFGITYLRLNTDCQELAYVLKPEEKKAPDFLVNGLKDGNKVQDFLTSNMIVGRTGNEILAKSLAEAKAAGLRPSIYTHPLGMYGHSAGTTIGMWDSQGGVMKDDGENYPLNPNTVYAIELNTTVTIPQWERDIRIMLEEAGFYGQDGFRYVNGRQTELLLIPRVKGHQGN; this is encoded by the coding sequence ATGAGAAGAACTTTATTCTTTTTGATCTTATGCTTCGCATTTAATCTTAATGCACAAAGAATTTTAAATGAACAAGAACGTGCAAAAGTTGTAGATGAAATCCTTGATGACCGTTTCAATAACCTTTTGCCAAAACTCATGGATGCCGCGAACATCGATATGTGGGTAGTGATATCCAGGGAATATAATGAGGACCCGGTCCTGCGCACCATGTTACCAGCCACCTGGTTGAATGCAAGAAGAAGGACTATTCTTTTATTTTATAGGGACAAGAGCAAGAACACTATTGAAAAATTGGCAGTAGCTCGTTACAACGTGGGAAAAAATATTGAATCAGCTTGGGAAAAGGAAAAGCAACCGGACCAGTGGAAACGATTGATGGAGTTGATTTCGGAAAGAAACCCAAAGCGAATTGGGCTCAACTATTCCAAGGACCATAACATTGCAGACGGATTGGATAAAACCGATTATGATGCCTTTATGGCCAATTTACCCAAAAAATTCACTTCAAAAGTAGTATCCGCGGAACAATTGGCCGTTCGATGGATAGAGACTAGGACGGAGCGTGAAATGGTAATCTACAATCAATTGGTGGATATTACTCATGACATCATTGCCGAGGCCTTCTCTGAAAAAGTGATTACTCCAGGCATAACCACGACTTCCGATGTGGTCTGGTGGATGCGCCAAAAGGTTACGGATTTAGGTTTGGAAACATGGTTTCATCCTACGGTAGATGTACAACGTAGTAGTGCTGACCAGAATTCTGAATTTTATTCGTTTTCTGATAAACCTGACGAGATGGTCATCCTTCCTGGCGATTTGCTGCATTGTGATTTTGGGATCACGTATCTGCGTTTGAATACGGATTGTCAAGAATTGGCTTATGTTTTGAAGCCTGAAGAAAAGAAAGCTCCGGATTTTTTGGTAAACGGACTTAAAGATGGGAATAAAGTACAGGATTTCTTGACCAGTAATATGATTGTCGGAAGGACGGGAAATGAGATACTTGCGAAATCACTTGCCGAAGCAAAGGCGGCTGGATTAAGGCCTTCCATTTATACACATCCGCTTGGAATGTACGGACATTCCGCCGGCACCACCATAGGTATGTGGGATAGTCAAGGAGGAGTTATGAAAGACGATGGTGAAAACTACCCCTTAAACCCGAATACGGTGTATGCCATTGAATTGAACACTACGGTTACAATTCCTCAGTGGGAGCGGGACATTCGAATCATGTTGGAGGAAGCGGGCTTTTATGGTCAAGATGGTTTTAGGTATGTGAATGGCAGGCAAACAGAATTGTTGTTGATTCCCAGGGTAAAAGGGCATCAGGGGAATTAG